A single Camelus dromedarius isolate mCamDro1 chromosome 26, mCamDro1.pat, whole genome shotgun sequence DNA region contains:
- the LOC105100431 gene encoding MICOS complex subunit MIC26 yields the protein MFKVIQRSVGPASLSLLTFKVYASPKKDSPHKASVKVNELSLYSVPEGRSKYVEEPRTQLEESISHLRHYCEPYTNWCQEMYSQTKPKMQNLVQWRLDSYEYLQNAPPGFFPRLGVIGFAGIIGLLLARGSKIKKLVYPPGFMGLAASLYYPQQAIVFVQVSGEKLYDWGLRGYIVIEDLWKENFQKPGNVKSSPGNK from the coding sequence ATGTTCAAGGTAATTCAGAGGTCTGTGGGGCCGGCCAGCCTGAGTCTGCTCACCTTCAAAGTCTATGCGTCACCAAAAAAGGACTCACCTCACAAGGCTTCTGTGAAAGTTAATGAGCTTTCACTCTACTCCGTTCCTGAGGGGCGGTCTAAATATGTGGAAGAGCCAAGGACCCAACTTGAAGAAAGCATCTCCCATCTCCGACATTATTGTGAGCCATATACAAATTGGTGTCAGGAAATGTACTCCCAAACTAAGCCCAAGATGCAAAATTTGGTTCAATGGCGGTTAGACAGCTATGAATATCTCCAAAATGCACCTCCTGGATTTTTTCCAAGACTTGGTGTTATTGGTTTTGCTGGTATTATTGGACTCCTTTTGGCTAGAGGTTCAAAAATAAAGAAGCTGGTGTATCCACCTGGTTTCATGGGATTAGCTGCCTCTCTTTATTACCCACAACAAGCCATCGTATTTGTCCAGGTCAGTGGGGAGAAATTATATGACTGGGGTTTACGAGGATACATAGTCATAGAAGATTTATGGAAGGAGAACTTTCAAAAGCCAGGAAATGTGAAGAGTTCACCCGGAAATAAGTAG